The genomic region CTATCGTAGGCATAATAGATTTTAATCCCTTTCACCCCAGGTAAGCCAAGAAGATTTTTCAGAGCCCTTTCATCAAAAGTAGTGGAGGCAAATTTATTTCTACCGTTCGGATTATCGGTATTAAAGCGGTTAAGCCACTTATCCGCACTATCCGCTATTACTGGTATGCTGGCGGGAGGCTCACAAGCCAAAGTCGAAGTCTGCTGCTGGGTAGGTGGATGGGGATTTATCAGGCAAGAGGTAGCAGAGGCGGCCAAGCCGACGGTCCCGATTATAAGCAAGAGAGGCATCTTCATTTGTTTATTGTTTAGAGGTTAGACCCCAATGCCACCGCTACTGCGACTGCGCCAACAGTCCTGTAACTCAAACAGGTTGTTACTATAATAATAGTAACAATATATATACATAAAACAAAATTTCATTCTTCATGCACCTCTACCTCCGTACCCACGTTGCCGCCGCGCCTGCCCAAGTATGGCAGGGCTTTACCCGTGACCTGTTTCTGGCCCTAGCGCCGCCGTTTCCGCCGTTCCGGCTGCTGCGCTTCGATGGCTGCCACCGCGGCGACGAGGTGCACATTGAGTTGGGTGCCGGGCCCGCCCGCTTCCGCTGGACGTCGCTCATCACCGACCACGGCACCACCCCCGATGGCACCTATTTCTTTGTGGATGAGGGCCGTCAATTGCCGCCGCCGCTACGCTACTGGCAGCACCGGCACCTGATGCAGCCCGCCCCGGATGGCGGCTGCTACATCATCGAAGACCTGGAATTCACGAGTGGCTCGAAGCTGCTGGACCGGCTGCTGTGGCCGGCCATGTGGGCGCAGTTTGCGTGGCGGAAACCTATCTACCGGCGCTGGTTTGGACGGCCCGCCAAGGTGCCGGCTGTTCTGCCGGCCGGTTGAGGCAGCGCGCCGGCCGCTACTGCCGTATACGGCCCAGGCTTTCGGCGTACTTCGCGTCGGAACCGGCTTTCTCCCCTCGTCTATGCACACCACTACTTCTGCTTCCCCGGCTTCCCTGCGGCTGTTTTTTCGTTTGTTGAGCGCGCTGCTGCTGTTAGGAGCCACGGCCAGCTGCAGCAGCAGCCAGTCGGCCTTCCGGTTTCGGCCCGCGTCTTCCGAACGGGTGCCAGCGTCTGTAGCAGTTGTTTCTGCAGAACCTGAAGCGGCGGTGCCACCACCTGCAACACCGGTTGCCGCGCCATCCTTGCAGCCGCAAACGCATACGGTTACCATCGTCCGGCCCCGCCACCTGCGGCGTTTGGCGCGGCCGGTGGCGGCGTTAGCGCGCCGGCCGACGGCTTCTGCCGCCCAGGCAGTTACCAGGCACCAGGCAGCGGCGGCACCAGCTAAAGTCCGACGAGCGTTTGCGCCACAACGGCCCGCTGAGGTGGGGCTGGGCACTACGGTACTGGGCGTGCTGGGCCTGATTGTATTGCCGCTTTCGCTGCTGGGGCTGCTGATCTGGGGCGGGCCGGTGTGGCTGGTGCTGGCTGGGCTGGCGGCGCTGGCGGTGCTGGTTGCCTATATCGACCCTTTCTAATGGCAGCCACGCTGACAGACTGCTGAAGGGAGCATCTGGCTGGCCCGGGGTTAAAATCAGGCCCCGGCAATTCATCCTCGGCGGGTTAGGCTACCTTTGCAGTCCAATTCATTTCATTGCCCCTATGACTGCTGCCATCGTCACCCTCAAACCCGGAAAAGACCAATCCCTGCGCCGCCGCCACCCGTGGGTGTTTTCGGGCGCTATTGGCCGCATGCAGGGCGAAGTGACCGAAGGCGAAGTGGTGACGGTGCAGGCTCCCAACGGCGAAGTACTGGGAGTGGGCCATTACGCCCCCGGCTCCATTGCCGTGCGCATGCTCGATTTCGGCCCCAATGCCCAGCTGCCCGACGCGGCCTTTTGGGAAGCCCGCCTGCGCAACGCCTACCAGCTGCGCCAGGGTCTGGGCCTGACGGGCACCGGCAACACCGACGTGTACCGCCTCACCCACGCCGAGGGCGACGGCCTGCCCGGCCTCATCATCGACGTGTACGGCGACACGGCCGTGGTGCAGGCGCACAGCGCGGGCATGTACAAGGCCCGCCCGCTCATTGCGGAAGCCCTGCAGGCCGTCATTCCGGGTTTGCGCGCCATCTACGACAAGAGCGCCGAAACCGTGCCGGCCAAGGCTGCCCCGGGTGCCCAGAACGGCTACCTGTTTGGCAGCAGCAGCGGGCAGGAGCACGTGGTGCACGAAAACGGCCAGCCGTTCGCCGTGGATTGGGAAACGGGGCAGAAAACCGGCTTCTTCATTGATCAGCGCGACAACCGCAGCCTGCTGGCCCGCTACGCGCCCGGCCGCCGGGTGCTTAACACGTTCTGCTACACCGGTGGCTTCAGCTCCTACGCGCTGCAGGCCGGCGCCGAGCTGGTGCACTCCGTGGACAGCTCCAAGCGCGCCATCGAGCTGACGGAGCGCAACGCCGCCCTCACCGGCCTCGAAAGCAAGCACGCCGCCTACGCCGAGGACGTGTTCAGTTTCATGAAAAACAGCCAGCAAGAATACGACCTCATCGTACTCGATCCGCCGGCCTTCGCCAAGCACCTTTCAGCCCGCCACAACGCCCTGATGGGCTACAAGCGCCTGAACGCGGCCGGCATCCGGCAGATTGCGCCCGGGGGCTTGCTGTTCACGTTCAGCTGCTCGCAGGTGGTGAGCCCCGAGCTGTTTGAGGGCGCCGTGCTGGCCGCCGCCATCGAGGCCGGCCGGCCGGCCCGCATCCTGCACCGCCTCACCCAGCCCGCCGACCACCCCGTAAGCCTTTTCCACCCCGAAGGCGCTTATCTGAAAGGTTTGGTGCTGGCCGTGGAGTAGCCGGTAGTTCCGGTCCGGCAGCAGCTGGAAGCCGTTGGGCCAGTTGAAGCCTGAGTAAGGGTGCTAAGCCGCTCAACAACTAATCCTGAGTGAGAAAGTAAGTTGTATGCCGGACACTGAGTTCAGTCCCTGGTACTTCTCCAACGACGTAAGCCACCTGTGTTCAATTGATGGTTCACAGCGCTTGGAATATGGCGAGTTGTATGAGAAGTGCCAGGGTGGGCCACTCAGCGGCCGCTGCTTCTGGTTTACCCAAAGTAACCAGCGCGTGCCGTTACCAGGCTTTTTCGGTGGCCCGCCCGTGTGGGATTCTGCAGGGCATCGGGTAGCCCTACCAATGTGGAATCGGGCTTCGCTAGTAGGCTCTGCCCAGCATCTGGCAGTACTCGATACGAGGCTTCATAAGCTGCTGGTGTTTCGGAGTGGATTCAGGGTATTGCAGTTGCAATCCTTCACTGGCCTGCTTGTAACGGGGGTTGACAGCCCAATTCACAATCCCCACAATGTACTTTTTCATCTCGAAACTGAAGCCATAAAGCGGGTTTTCGAGTTATAGCTGCGATACATTCTTCATTTCGTTCTGTGACCCGCCCAAACGCTTCCACTTCCGTCCCGAAAGCCGCCGCCGCCATCATCGGGGCCGGCATTGGCGGCATTGCTACGGCCGTGCGGCTGGCGGTGGCCGGGCACCGCGTCACGGTATTTGAGGCGCAGGAGAGCTTCGGGGGCAAAATGCACCAGCTGGAGCTGCCCGGCGGCTACCGCTTCGACGGCGGCCCGTCGCTGTTTACGCTGCCCGAGCTGGTAGACGAACTGTTCACGCTGGCCGGGCGCAACCCCGCCGACTACTTCCGCTACCAGCGCCTCGACCCCATCACGCAGTACTTCTTCGCCGACGGCACCCGCCTTACGGCCTGGGCCGACGAAGACCGGTTTGCGCAGGAAGTGGAAACGAAGCTGGGCGTGCCGGCCGCCCACGTGCGGGCTTTTCTGCACCGCAGCGGCCAGGCCTACGACGGCACGGCGGGCACGTTTCTGCAGAAGTCGCTGCACAAGGCCGGTACCTACCTCAGCCCCGAAGTGCTGAAAGCCGTGGGCGCGTTGCCGCAGCTGGGCCTGCTCAGCACCATGCACCAGCGCCACACCGCCGCCTTCCCCGACGACCCGCGGCTGGTGCAGCTCTTCGACCGGTTTGCCACCTACAACGGCTCCGACCCCTACCAGGCGCCGGCCACCCTCAGCCTGATTCCGCACCTGGAGCACGGCCGGGGCGCCTTCTACCCCGAAGGCGGCATCTATGCCATTGCCCAAAGCCTCGTGCGGCTGGCCGAAGAGCTGGGCGTGGAGTTCCGCTACCAGGAGCCGGTGCAGGAAATTCTGACCGAAGCAGGCCGAGTGACGGGCGTGCGTACGGCCCACGGCACATACGCATCGGGACTGGTAGTCAGCAACATGGACGTAGTGCCGACCTACCGCCGCCTGCTGCCCACGCAGCCTGCGCCGGAACGTACGCTTAGCCAGCCCCGCTCCTCATCGGCCCTCATTTTCTACTGGGGCATAGGGCGGCGCTTCCCGGAACTGGGCGTGCACAACATCTTCTTCTCCCAAGATTACAAGCGGGAGTTTGAGGCCATCTTCCGCGACAAAACCATTGCCGACGACCCTACGGTGTACGTCAACATCACGAGTGGGCACACACCCGCCGACGCGCCTGAGGGCCACGAAAACTGGTTTGTGATGGTGAACGTGCCCCACGACCAGGGCCAAGACTGGCCGGCGCTGGTGGCGCGCACCCGCGCCGCCGTGCTGGCCCGCGTGAGCAACGCGCTGGGCACCGACGTGGCCGCCCTCATCCGGGCCGAGCAGGTGTGGGACCCGCCCGGCATTGCAGCCCGCACGTCGTCGTTTGGCGGCGCGCTCTACGGCAGCTCCAGCAACAATCTGCTGGCTGCGTTTTTGCGGCACCCCAACTTCTCGCGGAAGCTGGAAGGGCTGTACTTTTGCGGTGGCTCTGTGCATCCCGGCGGTGGTATTCCGCTATGTTTGCTTTCTGCCCGCATTGTCTCTGAATTGATCAGCAAATAATAGTCAGGAGCAAATTTCAGGCGAATTGTGACCAGCCAAATGCGCTGGCCAGAAGCCTTGCCCCTAACTATACATTGCTCATTACTAACCGATTATAAATGCCTGAATCCATTCAACAACTCCCGGCGGAGGCGCTTGCGCAACGCGCCCTGGCCCGGCAACGCCGGGTGCGCTGGGCGCAAGGCATTCTGCTGCTGTTCCACGTCACGGGGTTTCTGGGGCTGGGCTTTTCCGAAGATCCGGCGTTTTTCCTGCAGTTCGTGCCGCTCAACCTGCTCCTGACGCTGGGGCTGCTGCTGGCGTTTCAGCCAGATAAGGGCTCTACCTTATGGTGGTTTTGCCTGGTAACCATGGCCGTGGGCTTCGGCGTGGAGGTGGTAGGCATCCGGACCGGGCTGCTGTTTGGGTCCTATGAATACGGGGGCACGCTGGGCCTGAAGTGGCTGGGCGTGCCGCTAATCATCGGGGCCAACTGGCTGATGCTCACCTACACGGCTGGCATTTTGGCGCGCTACTTGCCGCTGTCCGATTTTCTGCGGGCCGTAGTGGCCACACTGCTCATGGTGGGCCTCGACGCCTGCCTGGAGCCCGTGGCCGTCCGGTTCGACTTCTGGCAGTGGCGCTTCGATGTCATTCCGCTGCAGAACTTCAAGGGCTGGTTTGCCGTGTCACTCATCCTGCAGGTGTTTTTCAACCGCACGCAGTTCGATAAGCGCAATCCGCTGGCCGCGTTTGTATACATGCTGCAGTTGCTGTTCTTCTTCGGTTTGGGGCTGCTGCGCTAAAAATATTGGCACTTCGGAATACTTTTTGTTAGGCCATCCATCGTTCTGGCTTACCTTCTGTCTTTCGCCTTTTATTCCCTCCCTTCTATGGAGCAAGTCGTACTCCATCAACTACTTGATAAGGCCAACCTGCTACTGCGCGACATGGGCGTGCGGCTGCTGCACGAAGAGCAGCTGGCCGTTGCACTGGACCTGACGCCCACCACGTTCCGCACTATTTTCGGAAACAAGGCAGAATTTATGCTGCAGGTTACGCGCCACAACCTGGCCCGGCAGCGCCACGAGCATGAAGAGCTGTTCGCCAACTTGGCTACTCCGGTGGAGTGCCTGCTGGCCCTGCTGCACCACAGCCTGCACGAGCTGCGTCATTCCCACCACGACTACCATGTGGTGCGGAAGCAGTTTCCGCTGGTCTGGGACACCATCCAGGAATACACCCAGGATTATGCCTTTCCGCTACTCACACGCCTGCTGCAGGAGGGCGTCCAGGAAGGACAGTTCCGCGCCGCCCTCGACGCGCCCTTCATTGCCCGCATCATCCTGGCCCAGTTCAGCCTGGTGCTGAATGAGCAGTTTTTTCCGCCCGACCAGGTGAACCTCGGCGAAGTGTACCGCAACATCTTTTTTCCCTACGTGCGCGGCCTCTGCACCGAGGAAGGCATGCGCCTGACGTCCCCGCACTTCGCCCGGATGTGGAGCTAGCGGGACGGTTGCGGCCATAAAAAAAGGAGCACTGTCTATGCCAGTCCTCCTTTTTTTATGATGCAGGGTTTGGCAGCTTAGCTGATGGAAACCCGAACTTTTTTGGTGTACTCACGCAGGGCGTCTTTGAACTCGGAGCCGTGGTCCTGCATGTGGTTGCGGATGAAGATGGCGGCAAACACGTGCGTCAGCTTTTCGCCTTCATCCTCACCTTCCACCTCGAAGGCGGGGGCTTGCTCTTCCAGCAGGGCCTCTTCGGCGGCTACCAGGGCCTCCAGCGTCTGCGTTTCCACGAGGCGCTTGATGACGGGCATTTTCATGGCAGCAGCGGCTAGTTGAGGCGCGAAATGAGGGCGGCTACCGCTTCCTCCTTGCTGGCAGCTACCGTATCGAGCAGCTCGCCGTTGCGAAATACGGCAAAGAAGGGCAGGTTCGTGACGCTGGCCAGCTTGCGGGCTTCGGGGCTGGTTTCGGCATTCACGTCCAGGAACTTTATGCCCTGCTCCTGCATGGCTTCGGCCATACGCTTGAACTTGGGCGAAAACAGGCGGCAGTTGCCGCACCAGTCGGCGTAGTATTTCACTACTACTTTATCGTTTGCTTCGAGGAGGTTTTGGAAATCAGCGTCGGTTGCTTTCGTAACGGGCATTGCAAAGGGGTTGACAGGGAAATGGCTTTTCAGGCAAGAATGATTCTCACCTGCAGCAAAGGTAAAGCCCAAACCCTCGAAAAAGGTTTGCCCATTCTCATATTTCCGAGTGGCCTGCCTGCTAATCGCGCACCAGCCGTGTACGCATCGGCTGCCCATCCAGCGTAGTAGAAAACAGGTATATACCCGCCGGCTGCCCAGCGGCAAACTGCGTCGGCAACCGGTTTTCGCCGGACTGCAACAGTACCCGCAACTCACTCACCTTCCGGCCAATGGCATCATACAGAGTCAGGGTAGCGGGTTGCTGCCTGGCTACGGTCAGCAGTACCGTGTAGGAGTCGTGTGCCGGATTGGGCCATACTGCCAGGCTGGCCGGCGGCGGGGCAAAAGCTACCGTCCGGACCGGCGAATACGTGGCGGTGCCATCCGCATCAAGCTGGCGTAGGCGGTAGTATTGCAGGCTGCCGCGCCGCGCCGCGCCGGGGTCGGTGAAGCGGTAGGCGCGCGAAACAACCGTAGTGCCGAAGCCCGCCACGAAGCCTACCGGCTGGAAGGTGCGGCTATCGAGGCTGACCTCTACATCAAAACCTCGGTTTCCATTTTCCGAGGCCGTGGCCCAGTTCAGCAGCCCATCCTGGCCTTGGGCCTGGGCCGTAAATTCACGCAGCTCTACGGGTAGCGGCGCCGCCTGGTCGGCCGAGGCGAAGATGCCGAACGTGTTCTGCGAAGCCGAGGTGAGCGTGTTTCCGCTGGTGTTTACGCTGCCTTGCGGGGCTTCGAAGCGGGTGCCGTTCCAGCGCTGCAGCCGCAGGCTGGCCTCCGTGATGCTGTTGGGGGCCGTGTTCCATTCAGCCTCCTGATAAGAGAAGGTGAGCGTGGCGGAAGGCGCCGTGGTGTAGTTGGCTGGCTGCACCACCCAGAAACGATCAAGCGCCTTGTTGGCGTCGCCCTGCAGGTTGGTGATGCCGGTAGGCAGGGGCGTATTGTTGGCCGGGGTGGGGTAGGTGGCCACTGACAGGCTACCGGTAGCACCCGTACCCGCCGTGCTGATGACGGCCGTGATGGGCAGGTCGGCAGTGGCGGTGCCCATGGGAATACTATACGTGCCGGTATTGGCCCCAATCACCCAGAGCAGGCGGCCGTAGCCCGCGGCGGGCAGAGTTTCGCTGATGAGCCGCCCCGTAGTGCGGGTGAGGGCGGTTGCCGCGCCGTTGTTCAGCGTCAGCACTTTAGAGTTGAGCTGCAGCTGCGTGGCGCCCAGCGCAAGCACGCCGCCGCTGGCACCTACTGCTTGGTCGGCCGTCAGCTGCACCGGGCCGGTAGCGCCGCTCACATCCAGCGAATGAAAGGTGGTGGCGCTGCTTCCCCCGAGCTGCTGCGTGGCGGTGCCTGTCAGTTGCACCGTGCCCGTACCCGGCGTAAGCACGCCGCTACCCGCATTATTGGTCCAGTTGCCGGTGAGCGTGAGCGTGCCGGCGTTGTCGATGGTGCCGCTGCTGCCGATGCTGATGTCGCCCACCACCGACACCTGCACCCCGGGCTGAATGCTGATCAGGGCTCCCTGGTTGGAAAGCCCCTGGCCGGCGGCGGGCAGCGTGGTGAGTAGGAAGAGGCCCCAGGGGGGTAGAGTTGGTTTCATACTGTGAAGCGGAAAGCAGGAGTGGACTACCCACGCGGCGGGACCCCCCCCTGCAGCGCAATGCAGTAATTGACAGCCAGATAGGGCTGCAGGTTGTTGTGCGGGAGAGCCGTACCGGTGGCGCCGTTGCCCGTCGAGCCGGTGCCAGTTGGGGCATACTGGGGCTCGCCGGAGCCGTTGCTGGCCAGATATGTGTTGGCGGGCAGGTCGGTGGTACCCAGCTCCGTGCTGTAAGTCAGGTCCAGGGTATGCTGGTGCGCCGGCATTTCGGCAGTGGTCAGCGTAACCGAGCTGCTGCCACCCTGCTGGCCCAGGTCGTAGAGGCTCAGCCCCTGGCCCTGGCCAGCCCCGATGGCTACCCGCCCGTTCAGGTTGGGCAAGGCAAAATTGCTTCTGCCATCACCGCCATAGTTGGTGCCTAACAGCGAAAACAGGGCCGTATTCTGGGAAAGGGACAGTAGCTGGCCGTTGCAGGGCGCCCAGCCACGGGGCGTGAAATTGAAGGGGAACATGGCTATTTCTCCCACAAAAGGATCCTGCCCGCCGGTAAGCGGGGCCGCCGCCGCCGGGGTAGCGCGCCCAAACAGCGCCTGCAGTGGCCCGGCCAGAAACGTGCCGGCCACCAGCCCGGACAAGCGCTTGAGTAGGCTGCGGCGTGTGGGCTGGCCCGCAGAAAGGGAAAAGGTTGTCGACATGATGGACACGGCTAGGAAGCGCTGGGGAAAATACCCTGCAAGGCAATCACGTAGTTGAGGCAGAGGTAGGGCTGGCGGTTTTCGTGCGGCTGCCCCCCGCCCATACTGCTGGACACATTCACGAGGGGTACTGCAGTTGTGAAGCTAGCCAGCTCGGTGTTCGCTGTGCTGCCATACTGGGCCGCACCGCCGCCATTGTCGGCCAGGTAGTGGTGCACCGTAGAGCTGGTGCCCGAAAGCGGCGTGGTGCCCAGGTCGGTGCTGCACTTCATGCCGTGCATGTGCGGCGGAATCTGACTGGCCAGCAGCGTGTGGGATTCCGTGCCGCCTCGCTCGCCCAGTGCCATAGTTGCCGTCCCGTTGCTGCCAATAGGCGCCAGCACCCGGCCGCGCAGGTCGGGCAAGGCAAAATTGGTTTGGCCATTGCCCCCGTAAGTGGTGCCCAGCAGCGAAAACAAGGCCTGATTCTGGTTGATGGGCAGCAGCTGGCCGTTGCACAGCGCCCAGCCCCGGGGCGCGAAGTTGAAGGAAACCAGCATAATCTCCGACAGGAAGGGCGTGAGGCCTTCCGGAGAGGCGGCCTCGGGCATAGCGGCTGCCGCCGGCCGGCTCCGGCCCAGCAGCAGCCCTCCCGTTAGTAGCCCTCCCAGGTGTTTAAGCCAGCTCCGGCGCGAAGAGTCGCCGACCAGCGAATCAGGTGTTGATGACATGGTATTCGGAGCTTATGTCTGAGATGGAAAAATGCCGAACAGCGAGATGATATAATTCACCGCCAAGTAGGGCTGCATGTTCTCGTGGGGCTGGCTGCCGCCTACTGCGGCCAGCGTCTGCGTTGGCTGCTTCACTAGGCTGGCCACCGACTGCGTGTATTGCGCCGAACCCGCGCCGCTGTCGGCGGGCACGTTGCCTTGCGGCGAGGCCGAGGTGCCCGGGGCGTTGCTGGCTGGCGGGGTGTGCGTATGTTGCGGTATTTGCTGTATTGTCAGCGATACGGTTTCCTGGCCGCCCTGCTGGCCCAGCGTGTAGGAGCTGCTCTGGTGCAGCGGCACCCGCCCCTGCAGGTTGGGCAGGGCAAACGTCTCTTGCCCGTCGCCGCCATAGGTAGTGCCGATGAGCTGGAATAGCGTTTCATGCTCAGAAATATACAGCAGTTGGCCGTTGCAGAACATCCAGCCAGCGGGCGCAAAGTTGCCGGCGAAAATGGCTATTTCGCCCACGTAG from Hymenobacter canadensis harbors:
- a CDS encoding SRPBCC family protein yields the protein MHLYLRTHVAAAPAQVWQGFTRDLFLALAPPFPPFRLLRFDGCHRGDEVHIELGAGPARFRWTSLITDHGTTPDGTYFFVDEGRQLPPPLRYWQHRHLMQPAPDGGCYIIEDLEFTSGSKLLDRLLWPAMWAQFAWRKPIYRRWFGRPAKVPAVLPAG
- a CDS encoding class I SAM-dependent rRNA methyltransferase, with translation MTAAIVTLKPGKDQSLRRRHPWVFSGAIGRMQGEVTEGEVVTVQAPNGEVLGVGHYAPGSIAVRMLDFGPNAQLPDAAFWEARLRNAYQLRQGLGLTGTGNTDVYRLTHAEGDGLPGLIIDVYGDTAVVQAHSAGMYKARPLIAEALQAVIPGLRAIYDKSAETVPAKAAPGAQNGYLFGSSSGQEHVVHENGQPFAVDWETGQKTGFFIDQRDNRSLLARYAPGRRVLNTFCYTGGFSSYALQAGAELVHSVDSSKRAIELTERNAALTGLESKHAAYAEDVFSFMKNSQQEYDLIVLDPPAFAKHLSARHNALMGYKRLNAAGIRQIAPGGLLFTFSCSQVVSPELFEGAVLAAAIEAGRPARILHRLTQPADHPVSLFHPEGAYLKGLVLAVE
- the crtD gene encoding 1-hydroxycarotenoid 3,4-desaturase CrtD; the protein is MTRPNASTSVPKAAAAIIGAGIGGIATAVRLAVAGHRVTVFEAQESFGGKMHQLELPGGYRFDGGPSLFTLPELVDELFTLAGRNPADYFRYQRLDPITQYFFADGTRLTAWADEDRFAQEVETKLGVPAAHVRAFLHRSGQAYDGTAGTFLQKSLHKAGTYLSPEVLKAVGALPQLGLLSTMHQRHTAAFPDDPRLVQLFDRFATYNGSDPYQAPATLSLIPHLEHGRGAFYPEGGIYAIAQSLVRLAEELGVEFRYQEPVQEILTEAGRVTGVRTAHGTYASGLVVSNMDVVPTYRRLLPTQPAPERTLSQPRSSSALIFYWGIGRRFPELGVHNIFFSQDYKREFEAIFRDKTIADDPTVYVNITSGHTPADAPEGHENWFVMVNVPHDQGQDWPALVARTRAAVLARVSNALGTDVAALIRAEQVWDPPGIAARTSSFGGALYGSSSNNLLAAFLRHPNFSRKLEGLYFCGGSVHPGGGIPLCLLSARIVSELISK
- a CDS encoding carotenoid biosynthesis protein, encoding MPESIQQLPAEALAQRALARQRRVRWAQGILLLFHVTGFLGLGFSEDPAFFLQFVPLNLLLTLGLLLAFQPDKGSTLWWFCLVTMAVGFGVEVVGIRTGLLFGSYEYGGTLGLKWLGVPLIIGANWLMLTYTAGILARYLPLSDFLRAVVATLLMVGLDACLEPVAVRFDFWQWRFDVIPLQNFKGWFAVSLILQVFFNRTQFDKRNPLAAFVYMLQLLFFFGLGLLR
- a CDS encoding DUF6952 family protein, producing the protein MKMPVIKRLVETQTLEALVAAEEALLEEQAPAFEVEGEDEGEKLTHVFAAIFIRNHMQDHGSEFKDALREYTKKVRVSIS
- a CDS encoding thioredoxin family protein — translated: MPVTKATDADFQNLLEANDKVVVKYYADWCGNCRLFSPKFKRMAEAMQEQGIKFLDVNAETSPEARKLASVTNLPFFAVFRNGELLDTVAASKEEAVAALISRLN
- a CDS encoding T9SS type A sorting domain-containing protein; this translates as MKPTLPPWGLFLLTTLPAAGQGLSNQGALISIQPGVQVSVVGDISIGSSGTIDNAGTLTLTGNWTNNAGSGVLTPGTGTVQLTGTATQQLGGSSATTFHSLDVSGATGPVQLTADQAVGASGGVLALGATQLQLNSKVLTLNNGAATALTRTTGRLISETLPAAGYGRLLWVIGANTGTYSIPMGTATADLPITAVISTAGTGATGSLSVATYPTPANNTPLPTGITNLQGDANKALDRFWVVQPANYTTAPSATLTFSYQEAEWNTAPNSITEASLRLQRWNGTRFEAPQGSVNTSGNTLTSASQNTFGIFASADQAAPLPVELREFTAQAQGQDGLLNWATASENGNRGFDVEVSLDSRTFQPVGFVAGFGTTVVSRAYRFTDPGAARRGSLQYYRLRQLDADGTATYSPVRTVAFAPPPASLAVWPNPAHDSYTVLLTVARQQPATLTLYDAIGRKVSELRVLLQSGENRLPTQFAAGQPAGIYLFSTTLDGQPMRTRLVRD
- a CDS encoding phage tail protein, giving the protein MSTTFSLSAGQPTRRSLLKRLSGLVAGTFLAGPLQALFGRATPAAAAPLTGGQDPFVGEIAMFPFNFTPRGWAPCNGQLLSLSQNTALFSLLGTNYGGDGRSNFALPNLNGRVAIGAGQGQGLSLYDLGQQGGSSSVTLTTAEMPAHQHTLDLTYSTELGTTDLPANTYLASNGSGEPQYAPTGTGSTGNGATGTALPHNNLQPYLAVNYCIALQGGVPPRG
- a CDS encoding phage tail protein is translated as MSSTPDSLVGDSSRRSWLKHLGGLLTGGLLLGRSRPAAAAMPEAASPEGLTPFLSEIMLVSFNFAPRGWALCNGQLLPINQNQALFSLLGTTYGGNGQTNFALPDLRGRVLAPIGSNGTATMALGERGGTESHTLLASQIPPHMHGMKCSTDLGTTPLSGTSSTVHHYLADNGGGAAQYGSTANTELASFTTAVPLVNVSSSMGGGQPHENRQPYLCLNYVIALQGIFPSAS
- a CDS encoding phage tail protein yields the protein MANTSPSAQRAAPLRGSLRQRLQNWLRPTPAAQPLVAMRPSGGQPYVGEIAIFAGNFAPAGWMFCNGQLLYISEHETLFQLIGTTYGGDGQETFALPNLQGRVPLHQSSSYTLGQQGGQETVSLTIQQIPQHTHTPPASNAPGTSASPQGNVPADSGAGSAQYTQSVASLVKQPTQTLAAVGGSQPHENMQPYLAVNYIISLFGIFPSQT